One window of Parus major isolate Abel chromosome 12, Parus_major1.1, whole genome shotgun sequence genomic DNA carries:
- the ZXDC gene encoding zinc finger protein ZXDC, translated as AARPFSCPVPGCAWSFATAYKLRRHLHSHDKLRPFACAAPGCAKRFTTVYNLRAHSRAHEQEAAHKCEACGQRFPSAARLAAHRRRSHLEPERPYRCDFPGCERTFITVSALFSHNRAHFREQEQFSCSFPGCNKQYDKACRLKIHMRSHTGERPFICDFEGCGWSFTSMSKLLRHKRKHEDDRRFMCPVEGCGKSFTRAEHLKGHSITHLGTKPFECPVEGCCAKFSARSSLYIHSKKHLQDVDSLKTRCPVSSCNKLFTSKHNMKAHMVKQHNFSPDLLTQLEATSSLTPSSELTSPGQSDLSNIDLVSLFSNVSSNNSGITMDMALVNSGIVTIDVASVGSTLGGNLPVSNNSLNQAVDPLILVASSDMPQSLDSSLLLGTSATVLQQSTLNLDDVQTVNAEALGSLASLSVRNSGQDVHGLTSSNNLTIDTATLTPSSSLGSTTVPELLTPTKAERNLLPSSDVVGQQEGSKVVTQFVFSNPPGSYSAQKEMDLGAVTGSSFLESSGSARTDYRAIQLAKKKKQKGNGSSTGASGSGQRKNKGGKVSPTNFSSSAPGSRVGGNIVLPNGGLTIRDPATGAQYVQIQLLQDDSPGEGDLPFQLSSQSSSSHSQLTVDLPVHILQEPHNSTEDDAGSDNSQFTGSTINLQDLE; from the exons GCGGCGCGGCCCTTCAGCTGCCCCGTGCCGGGCTGCGCTTGGTCCTTCGCCACGGCCTACAAGCTGCGGCGGCACCTGCACTCGCACGACAAACTGCGGCCGTTCGCCTGCGCGGCGCCCGGCTGCGCCAAGCGCTTCACCACCGTGTACAACCTGCGGGCGCACAGCCGCGCCCACGAGCAGGAGGCGGCGCACAAGTGCGAGGCGTGCGGGCAGCGCTTCCCCAGCGCCGCCCGCCTCGCCGCCCACCGCCGCCGCAGCCACCTGGAGCCCGAGCGGCCCTACCGCTGCGACTTCCCCG gCTGTGAGAGAACGTTTATCACAGTGAGTGCATTATTCTCCCACAATCGAGCCCACttcagagagcaggagcagttCTCCTGCTCATTCCCTGGCTGTAACAAGCAGTATGACAAGGCCTGCCGACTGAAAATCCACATGAGGAGTCACACAG GTGAAAGACCTTTTATCTGTGACTTTGAAGGCTGTGGCTGGTCTTTTACTAGTATGTCCAAGCTTCTGAGGCATAAAAG GAAACACGAAGATGACAGGAGATTCATGTGCCCAGTAGAAGGCTGTGGGAAGTCCTTCACAAGAGCAGAACACTTGAAAGGCCACAGTATAACTCACCTTGGTACAAAACCATTTGAGTGTCCAGTAGAAG GCTGTTGTGCAAAATTTTCAGCACGAAGTAGTCTGTATATTCACTCCAAAAAACATCTTCAGGATGTGGACTCGTTAAAGACTCGGTGTCCTGTTTCCAGCTGCAATAAACTGTTCACTTCCAAACACAATATGAAGGCTCACATGGTCAAGCAGCATAACTTCAGCCCAG ATCTCCTAACCCAGCTGGAAGCAACCAGCTCCCTCACTCCCAGCAGCGAACTCACTAGTCCAGGGCAGAGTGATCTCAGCAACATCGACCTCGTATCCCTGTTTTCCAACGTGTCCAGTAACAATTCTGGAATTACGATGGACATGGCGCTGGTGAACTCGGGAATTGTCACCATTGATGTAGCTTCGGTGGGCTCGACGCTCGGAGGGAACCTGCCTGTCAGTAACAATTCCCTGAACCAGGCAGTGGATCCCTTGATCCTGGTGGCGAGCAGCGACATGCCCCAGAGCCTGGACAGTTCTCTCCTGCTGGGAACCAGTGCAACGGTTCTACAGCAAAGCACTTTAAATTTGGATGATGTACAGACTGTCAATGCCGAAGCCTTGGGTTCCCTGGCATCTCTGTCAGTGAGGAATTCTGGTCAGGATGTGCACGGGTTGACATCCAGCAATAATTTAACAATAGACACAGCCACTTTGACTCCTTCCAGCAGCCTCGGCAGCACCACTGTGCCTGAGTTACTGACACCAACTAAAGCTGAACGGAATTTGCTTCCCAGCTCAGATGTGGTTGGTCAGCAGGAGGGCAGCAAAGTAGTGACACAGTTTGTGTTCTCCAATCCCCCGGGGAGTTACAGTGCACAGAAGGAAATGGATCTTGGCGCAGTGACTGGCAGCTCATTTTTG GAGAGCAGTGGGTCTGCAAGAACAGACTACAGAGCCATTCAGCTggccaagaaaaagaaacaaaaagggaaTGGCAGCAGTACAG GGGCATCTGGCTCTGGgcagaggaaaaacaagggTGGTAAAGTAAGCCCTACCAACTTTTCTTCATCTGCTCCTGGCAGTCGAGTGGGTGGTAACATAGTTCTGCCAAATGGAGGGTTGACAATAAGGGACCCTGCCACTGGAGCCCAGTATGTGCAAATTCAGCTTCTTCAG GATGATTCCCCAGGAGAGGGAGATCTTCCCTTTCAGCTGAGCTCTCAGTCTTCTTCATCACATTCTCAGCTTACAGTGGATTTACCTGTTCACATACTTCAG GAACCACATAATTCCACTGAAGATGATGCAGGTTCTGATAACTCTCAGTTCACTGGAAGCACAATAAATTTACAGGATCTGGAATGA